A single Paenibacillus kribbensis DNA region contains:
- a CDS encoding DNA-binding protein has translation MENATTIRSEIEKELKLGGYTFNSFGQATGLNRGIFSAMLNGNPPKPISVRQMDLITKALNYPEDWLYDLYVDECFYDGRPHWKRVKPFLIRCVEVGNLRCVEKVLSRLMEDLNHIPTIFNLAEELYEEGKLKEAIPFYECVIENEKYQHSERLAISHYRIFSISVSGIMKINLEAALRFVPFRNRVPLDYHLDGLLKLSNLYYNLNQWKEAERYADELRSLASIVCKNKENNNLNTERHLVVYYGQGYLIKGNALEKQEKYEEAMKYISGYADLNWFENLGGIGQKEVQKFTLWANANQLNLKILMGDTGSLPIYIQFLKDNPPEILLGLLTIVESANKHGFLIENILQQFSRELNSFNNELSMEASYYKQSFSYHTYADLCYQLTIYMFNNHFHEKGIYYVLKCLRKCLQINNKEKFMICTAMFEKFRAQATKDQGSEYESIMEEVLINANKKPEIHSNYRAF, from the coding sequence TTGGAAAATGCAACCACGATTCGTTCGGAAATTGAGAAAGAATTAAAACTTGGTGGCTACACGTTTAATAGTTTTGGACAAGCTACGGGGCTTAATCGGGGCATATTTAGTGCTATGCTTAACGGCAATCCGCCTAAACCAATCTCTGTGAGACAAATGGACTTGATTACTAAAGCGCTTAATTATCCAGAGGACTGGTTGTATGATCTATACGTTGATGAATGCTTTTATGATGGAAGACCACACTGGAAAAGGGTTAAGCCGTTTCTAATTCGTTGTGTTGAAGTGGGGAACTTGCGGTGTGTAGAGAAAGTGCTCTCACGGTTAATGGAGGATCTTAACCACATTCCAACGATCTTTAATTTGGCAGAAGAGCTTTATGAAGAAGGGAAGTTAAAAGAGGCAATTCCTTTCTATGAATGTGTCATTGAAAATGAGAAATACCAACATTCCGAGAGGTTGGCTATCAGTCACTATAGAATTTTTTCAATTTCTGTTAGTGGAATTATGAAGATAAATTTGGAAGCTGCACTAAGATTCGTACCCTTTAGAAATCGGGTACCCTTAGATTATCATTTAGATGGTCTACTTAAACTGTCAAATCTTTATTATAACTTGAATCAGTGGAAGGAAGCAGAGCGGTATGCAGATGAATTAAGATCTCTTGCGAGTATTGTTTGTAAGAATAAAGAAAATAACAATTTAAATACTGAAAGACATTTAGTGGTCTATTATGGCCAAGGTTACTTAATAAAGGGGAATGCTCTGGAAAAACAAGAGAAGTATGAGGAAGCCATGAAGTATATTTCTGGCTATGCCGACTTGAATTGGTTTGAAAATTTAGGGGGGATTGGACAAAAAGAAGTACAAAAGTTCACCCTTTGGGCTAATGCTAATCAACTTAACTTGAAAATTCTTATGGGCGACACAGGTAGTTTGCCAATATATATTCAATTCTTAAAAGATAACCCACCAGAAATTTTATTAGGGCTATTAACGATAGTAGAGTCGGCTAACAAGCATGGTTTTTTGATTGAAAATATCCTCCAACAGTTTTCCCGCGAATTAAACTCATTTAATAATGAATTATCTATGGAAGCCAGTTATTATAAGCAATCATTCAGTTATCACACGTATGCTGATTTATGTTATCAACTAACAATATATATGTTTAATAACCATTTCCATGAAAAAGGTATTTATTATGTTTTAAAATGCTTGAGAAAATGTCTTCAAATCAATAACAAAGAAAAGTTTATGATCTGCACAGCAATGTTTGAAAAATTTAGAGCGCAGGCAACAAAAGACCAAGGATCAGAATATGAAAGTATTATGGAGGAGGTCTTGATAAATGCGAATAAAAAACCTGAGATTCATTCTAATTATAGGGCTTTTTAG
- a CDS encoding flagellar motor protein: MDITIVLGIIAGIIALIGGFLWEGGEFSGLLQGTSALIVFGGTFAAVVISYPASKLKTIPTALRMAFSREENPTEQYIEDLVSMAATSRRSGVLALERISSEHPNAFLREGLQLVIDGTEQEQIKQILELELDTIEQKHEGYAKIFESAGGYAPTMGIIGTVMGLIHVLGSLTEPTALGPSIAVAFIATLYGVASANLIFLPIASKIRACSEREISTMELLLQGILAIQNGENPKLVRKKLEFFIRSEQNQDYKPPRRTRIEITTPKEDSFHENAR, translated from the coding sequence TTGGATATCACCATCGTATTGGGCATCATCGCAGGAATCATCGCATTAATTGGTGGCTTCTTATGGGAAGGCGGCGAATTTTCAGGACTTCTCCAAGGTACATCGGCTCTGATTGTATTTGGTGGAACCTTCGCCGCAGTTGTTATTAGCTACCCCGCCTCCAAGCTGAAGACCATACCTACTGCTCTTCGGATGGCGTTTAGCCGTGAGGAGAACCCTACCGAGCAATATATAGAAGATTTGGTTTCCATGGCTGCCACCTCCCGCCGATCCGGTGTACTTGCGCTAGAGCGTATTTCCTCGGAGCATCCGAATGCATTTTTGCGTGAAGGTCTTCAGTTGGTCATCGACGGCACCGAGCAGGAGCAGATCAAACAGATATTAGAGCTTGAGTTAGATACCATTGAACAAAAGCATGAAGGATATGCCAAAATATTCGAATCCGCAGGTGGCTATGCCCCTACGATGGGGATTATTGGTACGGTAATGGGTCTGATCCATGTACTGGGCAGCCTGACCGAGCCTACTGCGCTCGGACCGTCCATTGCGGTCGCGTTTATCGCAACACTATACGGCGTAGCCAGCGCCAATCTGATCTTCTTGCCTATCGCTTCGAAAATAAGAGCATGCAGTGAAAGAGAAATCTCCACCATGGAATTGCTGCTGCAAGGTATTCTGGCTATTCAAAACGGAGAGAATCCGAAGCTGGTACGCAAAAAGCTGGAGTTCTTTATCCGCTCAGAACAAAATCAGGATTACAAACCGCCACGGCGCACACGCATAGAGATCACCACTCCAAAGGAGGACTCCTTCCATGAGAACGCGCGCTAA
- a CDS encoding helix-turn-helix domain-containing protein: METTKLIGAKIRQFRKLLGITQEQLAEASDSTGSYIGKLERGEVNVQIKTLEKIAEALDTNVFAFFDFDSYEELKSQPWIWGCIHILSQQSEAEQNKAYHILKELFTSSESELLENNSDTPNAHEEF; encoded by the coding sequence ATGGAAACAACAAAACTCATAGGAGCAAAAATCCGCCAATTTCGAAAATTACTTGGTATTACACAAGAACAACTTGCAGAAGCATCCGATTCAACAGGTTCATATATCGGGAAGTTGGAGCGTGGCGAGGTCAATGTGCAGATCAAAACATTGGAGAAAATAGCCGAGGCACTGGACACAAACGTGTTTGCATTTTTTGACTTCGATTCATATGAAGAACTTAAAAGTCAACCCTGGATATGGGGATGTATTCATATTCTTTCCCAGCAGAGTGAAGCGGAGCAAAATAAAGCTTATCACATTCTAAAGGAACTTTTCACCTCTTCAGAGAGCGAGCTTCTAGAGAATAACTCTGATACCCCTAATGCACACGAGGAATTTTAA
- a CDS encoding aspartyl-phosphate phosphatase Spo0E family protein: MKLQELEDCIEEKRQELNVLANEVGLKDRRVLTKSMELDRLLNKYSDWKYSYRRQQSIPQSSQMEEKQHELVLSY, encoded by the coding sequence GTGAAATTGCAAGAATTGGAGGACTGCATCGAAGAAAAGCGGCAAGAATTAAATGTTTTGGCGAATGAGGTGGGATTGAAGGATCGGCGGGTGTTGACCAAGTCCATGGAGTTGGATCGGCTCCTGAATAAGTACAGCGATTGGAAATATAGCTATCGTAGACAACAGAGCATACCCCAAAGTTCACAGATGGAAGAGAAGCAACATGAGCTTGTTCTATCTTATTGA
- a CDS encoding flagellar motor protein MotB — protein sequence MRTRAKRRGRKEGGDHRDRWMITYADLITLLLIFFVVMYAMSSLDAKKYEVVVQSLQDTFRKGDSILEQGSGITGTADRYTSKNPPAAKQSAADKKEAGSTKLTEREQAFRKQEKELQNLMGVIQKYISENKLESQIFVADQPRGIVITLNDRFLFDQGRAALKQGSANTLSKLASLFRDLKTPISIEGHTDNIPFTRTTNSSIYKDNWELSGARALSVLRFFLDREQLSPSGFQYAGYADTRPVGDNSTEAGRQKNRRVEITVLRQLQQ from the coding sequence ATGAGAACGCGCGCTAAGCGTCGTGGGCGGAAGGAGGGCGGAGACCATCGCGACCGCTGGATGATTACCTATGCTGATCTAATCACCCTGCTGCTCATTTTTTTCGTCGTGATGTACGCCATGAGCAGCCTGGATGCCAAAAAATATGAGGTCGTCGTTCAATCCCTCCAGGATACGTTCCGCAAGGGTGATTCTATTTTGGAGCAGGGTTCGGGCATCACGGGGACTGCGGATCGCTACACCAGCAAAAATCCGCCTGCGGCCAAGCAATCGGCAGCTGATAAAAAAGAAGCGGGATCAACCAAGCTAACCGAACGCGAACAGGCATTTCGCAAGCAGGAAAAAGAGCTGCAAAATCTCATGGGTGTCATTCAGAAGTATATTTCGGAAAACAAATTGGAAAGCCAGATTTTCGTGGCAGATCAACCGCGCGGAATTGTTATTACGCTGAATGACCGCTTTTTATTCGATCAAGGCAGGGCTGCACTCAAGCAGGGCTCTGCCAACACACTATCCAAGCTGGCCAGTTTGTTCAGAGATTTGAAAACACCGATCAGCATCGAGGGACATACGGACAACATTCCGTTCACCCGCACCACGAACTCATCGATCTACAAGGACAACTGGGAGCTTTCCGGCGCACGGGCGTTATCCGTACTGCGATTCTTTCTGGATAGAGAACAGCTGTCACCCTCTGGATTTCAGTATGCGGGTTATGCAGATACCCGTCCGGTTGGTGACAATAGTACCGAGGCTGGACGTCAAAAAAATCGGCGTGTCGAAATCACTGTATTGCGTCAGCTTCAACAGTAA